Proteins from a genomic interval of Desulfitibacter alkalitolerans DSM 16504:
- a CDS encoding TRAP transporter large permease has product MLWLFLPFIIGLLAGVPISIALALGAIVFLLFSPFPLQVLTLQMYQSTTSFPLMAIPFFVLAGDLMSRTGVTFRLMRFAKIIVGRIKGGLSQVMIVTATVFAGLSGSAVADTAAMAKVLGPDMEKEGYDKDYVASLAASCGVLGPVIPPSTMMIIYGATINVSIGAMFVGGIIPGLIIAAFLMITTYIIATIKNHPKGDSEFSLRILFQGLKDGALALIMPLIIIIGIRGGVFTPTEGGAIAVFYSLLLGALVYRSLTMKDLVESLITSGITAAIIMLIVAASNPFGWILSIEKIPQAMAQFVTGITTNKLLILAIINVFLLAVGMFMETAAIIVLLGPILAPIAYSVGVDPVHFGVLMVINLTIGMATPPVGVCLFVAAPIMKTTIERITKSILPLLGALLLALLLITYVPQLVLWLPSIIR; this is encoded by the coding sequence ATGTTATGGCTTTTTCTACCATTTATTATTGGGCTGCTTGCAGGAGTTCCCATATCAATAGCTTTAGCACTTGGAGCAATTGTTTTTCTACTGTTTTCCCCTTTTCCTTTACAAGTTCTTACTTTGCAAATGTATCAGTCAACAACATCTTTTCCATTAATGGCTATTCCATTTTTCGTGTTAGCTGGGGATCTGATGAGTAGGACGGGAGTAACCTTTCGTTTAATGCGTTTTGCTAAAATCATTGTAGGGCGTATAAAAGGTGGGCTTTCGCAAGTAATGATTGTTACTGCAACAGTTTTTGCTGGTCTTAGTGGTTCAGCTGTGGCTGACACAGCTGCAATGGCAAAGGTTTTAGGGCCTGATATGGAGAAGGAGGGTTATGATAAAGATTATGTGGCATCACTAGCTGCTTCATGTGGAGTACTAGGACCAGTAATTCCTCCTAGTACTATGATGATAATATATGGTGCCACCATAAATGTTTCTATAGGTGCAATGTTCGTTGGCGGTATCATTCCAGGGTTGATTATCGCAGCTTTTTTAATGATAACAACTTATATTATTGCTACAATAAAGAACCATCCCAAAGGAGATAGTGAATTTTCTCTGCGTATTCTGTTTCAGGGTCTTAAGGATGGTGCACTTGCATTAATAATGCCGCTAATTATCATTATTGGAATTCGAGGTGGTGTTTTTACTCCAACTGAAGGTGGAGCTATTGCAGTATTTTACTCCTTGTTATTAGGAGCGTTAGTGTATCGATCTCTTACTATGAAGGATCTTGTTGAAAGTTTGATTACCAGTGGCATTACAGCAGCTATCATAATGTTAATTGTAGCGGCATCAAATCCCTTTGGCTGGATATTGAGCATTGAAAAGATTCCACAAGCAATGGCTCAATTTGTAACAGGTATTACTACCAACAAACTTCTAATTTTAGCGATAATAAACGTATTTTTGTTGGCCGTTGGAATGTTTATGGAAACAGCAGCCATTATAGTATTGCTTGGTCCAATTCTTGCTCCAATAGCATATAGCGTTGGGGTAGATCCGGTCCACTTCGGAGTTTTAATGGTAATTAATCTAACCATAGGAATGGCTACTCCTCCAGTAGGTGTCTGTTTATTTGTGGCAGCACCTATTATGAAGACAACCATAGAACGAATAACCAAGAGCATACTTCCTCTTCTTGGAGCTCTACTGTTAGCTTTATTGCTTATAACATATGTGCCTCAGCTTGTCTTATGGCTACCTAGCATCATTAGATAA
- a CDS encoding TRAP transporter small permease — MAAFGNLLQRLSDNVDKVCRVFLLIVMAVMVTTVLGQVFFRYVLNAALSWPEELTIFLMAWMTFVGSGIALKGWEHIGITIFAGMLPENLQAALAVLVKIAVLFFAVFLTYTGVVLVQKSTHIISEALRISVVWPRLSVPVGGIIMTLHTVNLLYQNVYSLIRKGANN; from the coding sequence GTGGCGGCTTTTGGAAACTTATTACAACGCCTAAGTGACAACGTAGATAAGGTATGCAGAGTGTTTTTGTTAATTGTAATGGCTGTTATGGTTACAACTGTCTTAGGACAAGTATTCTTTCGTTATGTTTTAAACGCAGCTCTATCATGGCCTGAAGAACTGACAATATTTCTGATGGCTTGGATGACATTTGTAGGCTCAGGGATAGCTTTAAAAGGTTGGGAACATATAGGTATTACAATTTTTGCTGGCATGCTACCAGAAAACCTTCAAGCTGCTTTAGCAGTATTAGTTAAGATTGCGGTTTTATTTTTCGCAGTATTTCTAACTTATACCGGAGTTGTTTTGGTGCAGAAAAGTACTCATATTATCTCAGAAGCCCTAAGAATATCTGTGGTTTGGCCTAGGCTTAGTGTTCCTGTGGGGGGCATTATTATGACTTTACACACAGTAAATCTCCTTTATCAGAATGTTTATAGTCTTATAAGAAAGGGGGCAAATAATTAA
- a CDS encoding TRAP transporter substrate-binding protein — translation MKKAFAIVLMVMLIGSLVVGCGGGSKAPEAPQGSNGDAAQQPIEMVLAHTGGPGSAVELTYDKFKELVEEKTNGQITIEIFGAGTLAGDQTAVEGAQIGTIDIGSAGTNNMAPFTDQFLFGDLPYIMTSIENGQKVWGGEIGKELMESVGQELGIKGLFFVDVGDYRVLGNNRKPVKVPEDLRGLKIRATASPIEQAILRAWGASPTPVPWPEVYMALEQKVVEGTYVQHMWTTSAKQHEAMHYYSEVGGVQNMHFCFMSLHTWNKLTTDQQQAVLEAAEEAQAYNFEIAPKLVDELRVEMERVGGEFYYPTDEEMEKWMSIKDAVWNEFADKVDQDLVRRVVEFQK, via the coding sequence TTGAAAAAAGCTTTTGCTATTGTGTTGATGGTAATGTTAATTGGAAGTCTAGTAGTCGGATGTGGTGGAGGATCTAAAGCTCCAGAAGCTCCACAAGGTTCAAATGGTGATGCAGCACAGCAACCAATAGAAATGGTACTTGCACATACAGGTGGCCCTGGTAGTGCAGTAGAGTTGACCTATGACAAATTTAAAGAATTAGTTGAAGAAAAAACAAATGGTCAAATAACAATAGAAATTTTTGGTGCTGGAACTCTTGCAGGCGACCAAACTGCAGTTGAAGGAGCTCAAATAGGAACTATTGACATAGGTTCTGCGGGTACAAATAATATGGCGCCTTTTACTGATCAGTTTTTATTTGGAGACTTACCTTATATCATGACATCAATCGAAAACGGTCAAAAAGTGTGGGGTGGAGAAATAGGAAAAGAACTAATGGAGTCTGTGGGACAAGAATTGGGCATTAAGGGTCTTTTCTTTGTAGACGTGGGAGATTACCGTGTCTTGGGTAATAACCGTAAACCTGTAAAAGTGCCCGAAGATTTAAGAGGCCTTAAGATTAGAGCAACTGCTTCACCCATTGAACAGGCAATTCTAAGAGCATGGGGAGCCTCTCCTACCCCCGTTCCTTGGCCTGAGGTTTACATGGCATTAGAACAAAAAGTGGTTGAAGGAACCTATGTTCAGCATATGTGGACAACTAGTGCAAAACAGCATGAAGCTATGCACTACTATTCTGAGGTTGGTGGAGTTCAAAACATGCATTTTTGTTTTATGAGTTTGCATACCTGGAATAAACTTACAACAGATCAGCAGCAAGCCGTTTTAGAAGCTGCAGAAGAAGCACAGGCGTATAATTTTGAAATTGCACCAAAATTAGTTGATGAACTAAGAGTAGAGATGGAAAGAGTTGGTGGGGAGTTCTATTATCCAACAGATGAAGAAATGGAAAAATGGATGAGTATCAAAGATGCAGTATGGAATGAATTTGCAGATAAAGTTGACCAGGACTTGGTTAGAAGGGTAGTTGAATTTCAAAAATAG
- a CDS encoding IclR family transcriptional regulator: MKNYVQSLNRALDIVEALNEPPYELGCNELAREIGLSSSTVHRLLITLEARGYIYQNPRNSKYRLGFRLLDLKNSAFNSKLTNLKEVALYYMEKLAESSRETIGLGILDKQEVLHLARVESPEVLKANLEHFRLPATSSAIGKYLLAWLPEQKLDMILPSTFPMRTGNTITSLIKLKEEFIEIRKQNFAMDNEEGFEGVRCIATGIHDNQNNVVAAISIIAPANRFPDTKIPVFRDMLFSVAKDINNKMQMKLKDEII; this comes from the coding sequence TTGAAAAATTATGTGCAGTCTTTGAATCGTGCTCTTGATATAGTGGAGGCATTAAATGAACCGCCTTATGAATTAGGGTGTAACGAATTAGCAAGAGAAATAGGTCTGTCATCTAGTACGGTTCACCGCTTGTTAATAACACTCGAAGCTAGGGGCTATATTTACCAAAACCCACGTAATTCAAAATATAGACTAGGTTTCAGATTGTTAGATTTAAAAAACTCAGCATTTAATTCAAAACTAACCAATCTTAAGGAAGTAGCTTTGTATTACATGGAAAAACTTGCTGAGTCAAGCAGGGAGACCATTGGTTTAGGTATATTGGACAAACAGGAAGTCCTTCATTTAGCTAGGGTAGAGAGCCCAGAAGTATTAAAAGCAAACCTAGAGCACTTTCGTCTGCCTGCTACTTCATCGGCTATTGGCAAATATCTATTGGCATGGTTGCCTGAGCAAAAGTTAGATATGATACTTCCATCTACATTCCCTATGAGAACAGGTAATACTATCACAAGTCTAATTAAATTGAAGGAAGAGTTTATTGAAATTAGAAAACAGAACTTTGCTATGGATAATGAAGAAGGATTTGAAGGTGTCAGGTGTATTGCTACTGGAATTCACGATAACCAGAATAATGTAGTAGCGGCTATTAGCATCATTGCCCCAGCTAATAGATTTCCAGATACTAAAATTCCCGTTTTTAGAGATATGCTTTTTTCGGTTGCAAAGGATATTAATAACAAAATGCAAATGAAACTTAAAGATGAAATAATATAG
- a CDS encoding cupin domain-containing protein: protein MAFVYQLSELIERISPKPNTRYAKIVLDHNNIPGSPMSLGFFRFEPGQVGPKHAHDTEVEIYITIKGQGQVIVGDDVIEMRSGTIVYVPPQIEHETRNTGDTDLEFYGIFSPSLDLSSMRKWEQASKE, encoded by the coding sequence ATGGCATTTGTTTATCAGTTATCTGAATTAATTGAAAGAATTTCACCTAAACCTAACACAAGATATGCAAAAATAGTTTTAGATCACAATAATATACCCGGTTCTCCTATGTCTCTAGGCTTTTTTCGCTTCGAACCCGGGCAGGTTGGTCCAAAACATGCTCATGACACAGAAGTAGAAATATATATCACAATTAAGGGACAAGGGCAAGTAATAGTAGGAGATGATGTTATTGAGATGAGAAGTGGTACAATAGTATATGTCCCCCCACAGATAGAACACGAAACTCGAAATACTGGAGATACAGATTTAGAGTTCTATGGCATTTTTTCTCCAAGCTTAGATTTGTCTTCAATGAGAAAGTGGGAACAGGCATCAAAAGAATAA